A single region of the Drosophila miranda strain MSH22 chromosome 2, D.miranda_PacBio2.1, whole genome shotgun sequence genome encodes:
- the LOC108155538 gene encoding gamma-aminobutyric acid type B receptor subunit 2 isoform X4: MSKLAGLMSLCIRPASWSQKRFAVHALNMLPRSWFPFVAVLLLCVSCAWSRTAKRSDVYIAGFFPYGDGVENSYTGRGVMPSVKLALGHVNEHGKILANYRLHMWWNDTQCNAAVGVKSFFDMMHSGPNKVMLFGAACTHVTDPIAKASKHWHLTQLSYADTHPMFTKDAFPNFFRVVPSENAFNAPRLALLKEFNWTRVGTVYQNEPRYSLPHNHMVADLDSMEVEVVETQSFVNDVAESLKKLREKDVRIILGNFNEHFARKAFCEAYKLEMYGRAYQWLIMATYSTDWWNVTQDSECSVEEIATALEGAILVDLLPLSTSGDITVAGITADEYLVEYDRLRGTEYSRFHGYTYDGIWAAALAIQYVAEKREDILTHFDYRVQDWEDVFLEALRNTSFEGVTGPVRFYNNERKANILVNQFQLGQMEKIGEYHSQKSHLDLSLGKPVRWVGKTPPKDRTLIYIEHSQVNPTIYIVSASASVIGVIIATVFLAFNIKYRNQRYIKMSSPHLNNLIIVGCMLTYLSIIFLGLDTTLSSVAAFPYICTARAWILMAGFSLSFGAMFSKTWRVHSIFTDLKLNKKVIKDYQLFMVVGVLLAIDIAIITTWQIADPFYRETKQLEPLHHENIDDVLVIPENEYCQSEHMTIFVSIIYAYKGLLLVFGAFLAWETRHVSIPALNDSKHIGFSVYNVFITCLAGAAISLVLSDRKDLVFVLLSFFIIFCTTATLCLVFVPKLVELKRNPQGVVDKRVRATLRPMSKNRRDSSVCELEQRLRDVKQTNCRFRKALMEKENELQGLIRKLGPEARKWIDGVTCTGTANAGSELEPILTEDIARLSAPPVRREMPSTTVTELTSVDSVTSTHVEMDNSFVSVQSTMLAPSLPPKKKKQSIVEHHSHTPVAMPAPTMMQPIQQQLQQHLQQHQQMQQQQQQQQMQLQQQQQQQQQQHQQQHHRHLEKRNSVSAQTDDNIGSITSTVGKRSTGECSNMRERRQSTASRHYDSGSQTPTARPKYSSSHRNSSTNISTSQSELSNVCPHTKPSTPGVIKTPTASDNRRTSMGAALKSNFVVSQSDLWDTHTLSHAKQRQSPRYASPQRCTEHHGHVMTYDPNTTSPIQRSVSEKNRNKHRPKPQKGTVCQSETDSERERDPPPSSQPCIQPRKISRNSNIQHAAHHHSSPNVAPDKQRKQRTKNDSSIYGASSETELLEGETAILPIFRKLLTEKSPNYRGRNVVGQSCPNISIKCDIVEYL, translated from the exons ATGAGCAAATTGGCTGGCTTGATGTCCCTGTGCATCAGGCCCGCTTCGTGGAG ccagaaacGTTTTGCAGTCCACGCGCTTAACATGTTACCGAGGAGCTGGTTCCCATTCGTAGCCGTTCTCCTGCTATGTGTCAGCTGTGCTTGGAGCAGGACAGCTAAGCGATCGGATGTGTATATAGCGGGATTTTTCCCCTACGGCGATGGCGTGGAGAACTCTTACACTGGACGCGGGGTAATGCCCAGCGTGAAGCTGGCACTGGGTCATGTCAATGAGCATGGCAAGATACTGGCCAACTACAGGCTGCATATGTGGTGGAATGACACGCAG TGCAATGCTGCGGTGGGTGTGAAATCATTCTTCGACATGATGCACTCGGGGCCAAACAAAGTGATGCTGTTTGGGGCCGCCTGCACCCACGTCACCGATCCCATAGCGAAGGCCAGCAAGCATTGGCACCTGACGCAGCTGAGCTACGCGGACACCCATCCCATGTTCACCAAGGATGCCTTCCCGAACTTCTTCCGCGTGGTGCCCTCGGAGAATGCCTTCAATGCGCCTCGGCTAGCGCTCCTCAAGGAGTTCAATTGGACGCGAGTGGGCACTGTGTACCAGAACGAGCCTCGCTACTCACTGCCCCATAATCACATGGTGGCCGATCTCGACTCCATGGAGGTGGAGGTTGTGGAGACCCAGAGCTTTGTCAACGATGTGGCCGAGTCGCTAAAAAAGCTACGGGAAAAGGATGTGCGCATTATTCTGGGCAACTTCAATGAACATTTTGCCCGCAAGGCCTTCTGCGAGGCCTACAA ATTGGAAATGTATGGCCGTGCCTATCAGTGGCTGATAATGGCCACCTACTCAACCGATTGGTGGAACGTTACCCAGGACAGCGAATGCAGCGTGGAGGAGATCGCTACTGCCTTGGAGGGTGCCATTCTGGTGGATCTTCTGCCGTTGTCCACCAGCGGGGACATCACTGTGGCAGGAATT ACAGCGGATGAGTACTTGGTGGAGTACGACAGGCTGCGCGGCACGGAATACTCTCGCTTCCATGGCTACACCTATGATGGCATCTGGGCTGCCGCTCTGGCCATACAGTATGTGGCAGAGAAACGCGAGGACATCTTGACACACTTCGATTACCGCGTTCAGGACTGGGAGGACGTCTTCCTAGAGGCCTTGCGCAATACCTCCTTCGAGGGCGTAACG GGTCCGGTCCGATTCTACAACAACGAGCGCAAGGCCAACATTCTGGTCAATCAATTCCAGTTGGGTCAAATGGAGAAGATCGGTGAATATCATTCGCAAAAGTCGCATCTGGACCTGAGCCTCGGCAAGCCAGTGCGCTGGGTGGGCAAGACACCGCCCAAGGATCGCACGCTGATCTACATTGAGCACAGCCAGGTGAATCCCACCATATACATTGTTTCGGCCAGTGCCTCCGTCATCGGTGTGATCATTGCAACCGTCTTTCTGGCTTTCAACATCAAGTATCGCAACCAGCG CTATATAAAAATGTCTAGTCCGCATCTGAATAACCTGATCATAGTGGGCTGCATGCTGACCTATTTGAGCATTATCTTCCTGGGCCTCGACACCACGTTAAGCAGTGTGGCTGCCTTCCCCTACATTTGCACCGCCCGGGCttggattttgatggccgGCTTCAGCCTGAGCTTTGGGGCAATGTTCTCGAAGACCTGGCGTGTTCATTCAATCTTCACCGATCTGAAACTGAACAAAAAAGTGATCAAGGACTATCAGCTATTTATGGTCGTGGGTGTGCTGTTGGCCATCGATATAGCCATTATAACAACCTGGCAGATTGCGGATCCGTTCTATCGAGAGACCAAGCAACTGGAGCCTTTG CATCATGAGAACATTGATGATGTTTTGGTCATACCCGAAAACGAATATTGCCAGTCCGAGCACATGACCATATTTGTTAGCATTATCTATGCCTATAAGGGCCTTCTTTTG GTCTTTGGTGCGTTCCTGGCCTGGGAAACCCGCCACGTTTCAATTCCGGCTCTCAACGATTCAAAGCACATTGGCTTCTCGGTCTACAATGTATTCATCACCTGCCTGGCCGGCGCTGCCATATCCCTAGTGCTATCGGACCGCAAGGATCTAGTTTTTGTCTTACTCTcgttttttataattttttgtaCGACAGCCACTTTGTGTTTGGTGTTCGTACCGAAA CTGGTCGAACTCAAACGCAATCCCCAGGGCGTGGTGGACAAGCGAGTGCGTGCCACGCTGCGGCCCATGTCGAAGAACCGTCGTGACTCCTCGGTCTGTGAGCTGGAGCAGCGTCTGCGGGATGTCAAACAAACCAATTGTCGCTTCCGCAAGGCCCTGATGGAAAAAGAGAATGAACTGCAGGGTTTGATTCGTAAATTGGGACCGGAGGCCCGCAAGTGGATTGATGGCGTTACCTGCACCGGCACAGCCAATGCAGGCAGCGAGCTAGAGCCCATCCTTACCGAGGACATTGCCAGGCTGTCGGCTCCGCCAGTGCGACGGGAGATGCCCAGCACCACAG TTACCGAGCTGACGTCCGTGGATAGCGTGACTTCCACCCACGTGGAAATGGACAACTCGTTCGTTTCGGTGCAATCCACGATGCTGGCACCATCGCTTCCACC CAAAAAGAAGAAACAGTCCATTGTGGAGCACCACTCCCATACGCCAGTAGCCATGCCTGCACCCACGATGATGCAGCCcatccagcagcagctccaacagcacctgcagcagcaccagcaaatgcagcaacagcagcagcagcagcagatgcaactccaacagcagcaacagcaacaacagcaacagcaccagcagcagcatcaccgCCACTTGGAGAAACGGAACTCGGTCTCGGCCCAGACAGATGACAATATCGGCAGCATAACCAGCACCGTGGGAAAGCGCAGCACTGGCGAGTGCTCCAACATGCGGGAGCGGCGCCAGTCGACGGCCTCCAGGCACTACGACAGCGGCAGTCAGACACCCACAGCCAGGCCAAAGTACAGCAGCTCGCATCGCAATTCCTCGACGAATATTTCCACCTCCCAGTCCGAGCTGAGCAACGTTTGTCCGCACACCAAGCCCAGTACGCCGGGAGTTATCAAGA ctCCGACTGCCTCGGACAATCGTCGAACCAGCATGGGCGCGGCGCTCAAGTCCAATTTTGTGGTCTCTCAGAGCGATCTCTGGGACACGCACACGCTCTCTCACGCCAAGCAGCGCCAGTCGCCACGATATGCCAGTCCCCAGCGCTGCACGGAGCACCATGGCCATGTGATGACCTACGACCCGAACACCACTTCGCCCATCCAGCGATCCGTCTCGGAGAAAAATCGAAACAAACATCGACCCAAGCCGCAAAAGGGTACCGTCTGCCAGAGCGAAACGGACAGCGAGCGGGAGCGCGATCCACCGCCCAGCAGTCAGCCGTGCATTCAGCCGAGGAAGATCAGCCGCAACTCCAATATTCAGCATGCTGCCCATCATCACAGCTCGCCGAACGTGGCGCCGGACAAGCAACGGAAGCAGCGTACCAAGAACGATAGCTCCATCTACGGCGCCAGCTCCGAGACGGAGCTGCTCGAGGGGGAGACAGCCATACTGCCTATATTCCGGAAATTGCTCACCGAGAAGAGTCCCAACTATCGCGGTCGCAACGTGGTAGGTCAGAGCTGTCCAAATATATCCATCAAATGCGATATCGTCGAGTACTTGTAA
- the LOC108155538 gene encoding gamma-aminobutyric acid type B receptor subunit 2 isoform X3 yields MSKLAGLMSLCIRPASWSQKRFAVHALNMLPRSWFPFVAVLLLCVSCAWSRTAKRSDVYIAGFFPYGDGVENSYTGRGVMPSVKLALGHVNEHGKILANYRLHMWWNDTQCNAAVGVKSFFDMMHSGPNKVMLFGAACTHVTDPIAKASKHWHLTQLSYADTHPMFTKDAFPNFFRVVPSENAFNAPRLALLKEFNWTRVGTVYQNEPRYSLPHNHMVADLDSMEVEVVETQSFVNDVAESLKKLREKDVRIILGNFNEHFARKAFCEAYKLEMYGRAYQWLIMATYSTDWWNVTQDSECSVEEIATALEGAILVDLLPLSTSGDITVAGITADEYLVEYDRLRGTEYSRFHGYTYDGIWAAALAIQYVAEKREDILTHFDYRVQDWEDVFLEALRNTSFEGVTGPVRFYNNERKANILVNQFQLGQMEKIGEYHSQKSHLDLSLGKPVRWVGKTPPKDRTLIYIEHSQVNPTIYIVSASASVIGVIIATVFLAFNIKYRNQRYIKMSSPHLNNLIIVGCMLTYLSIIFLGLDTTLSSVAAFPYICTARAWILMAGFSLSFGAMFSKTWRVHSIFTDLKLNKKVIKDYQLFMVVGVLLAIDIAIITTWQIADPFYRETKQLEPLHHENIDDVLVIPENEYCQSEHMTIFVSIIYAYKGLLLVFGAFLAWETRHVSIPALNDSKHIGFSVYNVFITCLAGAAISLVLSDRKDLVFVLLSFFIIFCTTATLCLVFVPKLVELKRNPQGVVDKRVRATLRPMSKNRRDSSVCELEQRLRDVKQTNCRFRKALMEKENELQGLIRKLGPEARKWIDGVTCTGTANAGSELEPILTEDIARLSAPPVRREMPSTTEVTELTSVDSVTSTHVEMDNSFVSVQSTMLAPSLPPKKKKQSIVEHHSHTPVAMPAPTMMQPIQQQLQQHLQQHQQMQQQQQQQQMQLQQQQQQQQQQHQQQHHRHLEKRNSVSAQTDDNIGSITSTVGKRSTGECSNMRERRQSTASRHYDSGSQTPTARPKYSSSHRNSSTNISTSQSELSNVCPHTKPSTPGVIKTPTASDNRRTSMGAALKSNFVVSQSDLWDTHTLSHAKQRQSPRYASPQRCTEHHGHVMTYDPNTTSPIQRSVSEKNRNKHRPKPQKGTVCQSETDSERERDPPPSSQPCIQPRKISRNSNIQHAAHHHSSPNVAPDKQRKQRTKNDSSIYGASSETELLEGETAILPIFRKLLTEKSPNYRGRNVVGQSCPNISIKCDIVEYL; encoded by the exons ATGAGCAAATTGGCTGGCTTGATGTCCCTGTGCATCAGGCCCGCTTCGTGGAG ccagaaacGTTTTGCAGTCCACGCGCTTAACATGTTACCGAGGAGCTGGTTCCCATTCGTAGCCGTTCTCCTGCTATGTGTCAGCTGTGCTTGGAGCAGGACAGCTAAGCGATCGGATGTGTATATAGCGGGATTTTTCCCCTACGGCGATGGCGTGGAGAACTCTTACACTGGACGCGGGGTAATGCCCAGCGTGAAGCTGGCACTGGGTCATGTCAATGAGCATGGCAAGATACTGGCCAACTACAGGCTGCATATGTGGTGGAATGACACGCAG TGCAATGCTGCGGTGGGTGTGAAATCATTCTTCGACATGATGCACTCGGGGCCAAACAAAGTGATGCTGTTTGGGGCCGCCTGCACCCACGTCACCGATCCCATAGCGAAGGCCAGCAAGCATTGGCACCTGACGCAGCTGAGCTACGCGGACACCCATCCCATGTTCACCAAGGATGCCTTCCCGAACTTCTTCCGCGTGGTGCCCTCGGAGAATGCCTTCAATGCGCCTCGGCTAGCGCTCCTCAAGGAGTTCAATTGGACGCGAGTGGGCACTGTGTACCAGAACGAGCCTCGCTACTCACTGCCCCATAATCACATGGTGGCCGATCTCGACTCCATGGAGGTGGAGGTTGTGGAGACCCAGAGCTTTGTCAACGATGTGGCCGAGTCGCTAAAAAAGCTACGGGAAAAGGATGTGCGCATTATTCTGGGCAACTTCAATGAACATTTTGCCCGCAAGGCCTTCTGCGAGGCCTACAA ATTGGAAATGTATGGCCGTGCCTATCAGTGGCTGATAATGGCCACCTACTCAACCGATTGGTGGAACGTTACCCAGGACAGCGAATGCAGCGTGGAGGAGATCGCTACTGCCTTGGAGGGTGCCATTCTGGTGGATCTTCTGCCGTTGTCCACCAGCGGGGACATCACTGTGGCAGGAATT ACAGCGGATGAGTACTTGGTGGAGTACGACAGGCTGCGCGGCACGGAATACTCTCGCTTCCATGGCTACACCTATGATGGCATCTGGGCTGCCGCTCTGGCCATACAGTATGTGGCAGAGAAACGCGAGGACATCTTGACACACTTCGATTACCGCGTTCAGGACTGGGAGGACGTCTTCCTAGAGGCCTTGCGCAATACCTCCTTCGAGGGCGTAACG GGTCCGGTCCGATTCTACAACAACGAGCGCAAGGCCAACATTCTGGTCAATCAATTCCAGTTGGGTCAAATGGAGAAGATCGGTGAATATCATTCGCAAAAGTCGCATCTGGACCTGAGCCTCGGCAAGCCAGTGCGCTGGGTGGGCAAGACACCGCCCAAGGATCGCACGCTGATCTACATTGAGCACAGCCAGGTGAATCCCACCATATACATTGTTTCGGCCAGTGCCTCCGTCATCGGTGTGATCATTGCAACCGTCTTTCTGGCTTTCAACATCAAGTATCGCAACCAGCG CTATATAAAAATGTCTAGTCCGCATCTGAATAACCTGATCATAGTGGGCTGCATGCTGACCTATTTGAGCATTATCTTCCTGGGCCTCGACACCACGTTAAGCAGTGTGGCTGCCTTCCCCTACATTTGCACCGCCCGGGCttggattttgatggccgGCTTCAGCCTGAGCTTTGGGGCAATGTTCTCGAAGACCTGGCGTGTTCATTCAATCTTCACCGATCTGAAACTGAACAAAAAAGTGATCAAGGACTATCAGCTATTTATGGTCGTGGGTGTGCTGTTGGCCATCGATATAGCCATTATAACAACCTGGCAGATTGCGGATCCGTTCTATCGAGAGACCAAGCAACTGGAGCCTTTG CATCATGAGAACATTGATGATGTTTTGGTCATACCCGAAAACGAATATTGCCAGTCCGAGCACATGACCATATTTGTTAGCATTATCTATGCCTATAAGGGCCTTCTTTTG GTCTTTGGTGCGTTCCTGGCCTGGGAAACCCGCCACGTTTCAATTCCGGCTCTCAACGATTCAAAGCACATTGGCTTCTCGGTCTACAATGTATTCATCACCTGCCTGGCCGGCGCTGCCATATCCCTAGTGCTATCGGACCGCAAGGATCTAGTTTTTGTCTTACTCTcgttttttataattttttgtaCGACAGCCACTTTGTGTTTGGTGTTCGTACCGAAA CTGGTCGAACTCAAACGCAATCCCCAGGGCGTGGTGGACAAGCGAGTGCGTGCCACGCTGCGGCCCATGTCGAAGAACCGTCGTGACTCCTCGGTCTGTGAGCTGGAGCAGCGTCTGCGGGATGTCAAACAAACCAATTGTCGCTTCCGCAAGGCCCTGATGGAAAAAGAGAATGAACTGCAGGGTTTGATTCGTAAATTGGGACCGGAGGCCCGCAAGTGGATTGATGGCGTTACCTGCACCGGCACAGCCAATGCAGGCAGCGAGCTAGAGCCCATCCTTACCGAGGACATTGCCAGGCTGTCGGCTCCGCCAGTGCGACGGGAGATGCCCAGCACCACAG AAGTTACCGAGCTGACGTCCGTGGATAGCGTGACTTCCACCCACGTGGAAATGGACAACTCGTTCGTTTCGGTGCAATCCACGATGCTGGCACCATCGCTTCCACC CAAAAAGAAGAAACAGTCCATTGTGGAGCACCACTCCCATACGCCAGTAGCCATGCCTGCACCCACGATGATGCAGCCcatccagcagcagctccaacagcacctgcagcagcaccagcaaatgcagcaacagcagcagcagcagcagatgcaactccaacagcagcaacagcaacaacagcaacagcaccagcagcagcatcaccgCCACTTGGAGAAACGGAACTCGGTCTCGGCCCAGACAGATGACAATATCGGCAGCATAACCAGCACCGTGGGAAAGCGCAGCACTGGCGAGTGCTCCAACATGCGGGAGCGGCGCCAGTCGACGGCCTCCAGGCACTACGACAGCGGCAGTCAGACACCCACAGCCAGGCCAAAGTACAGCAGCTCGCATCGCAATTCCTCGACGAATATTTCCACCTCCCAGTCCGAGCTGAGCAACGTTTGTCCGCACACCAAGCCCAGTACGCCGGGAGTTATCAAGA ctCCGACTGCCTCGGACAATCGTCGAACCAGCATGGGCGCGGCGCTCAAGTCCAATTTTGTGGTCTCTCAGAGCGATCTCTGGGACACGCACACGCTCTCTCACGCCAAGCAGCGCCAGTCGCCACGATATGCCAGTCCCCAGCGCTGCACGGAGCACCATGGCCATGTGATGACCTACGACCCGAACACCACTTCGCCCATCCAGCGATCCGTCTCGGAGAAAAATCGAAACAAACATCGACCCAAGCCGCAAAAGGGTACCGTCTGCCAGAGCGAAACGGACAGCGAGCGGGAGCGCGATCCACCGCCCAGCAGTCAGCCGTGCATTCAGCCGAGGAAGATCAGCCGCAACTCCAATATTCAGCATGCTGCCCATCATCACAGCTCGCCGAACGTGGCGCCGGACAAGCAACGGAAGCAGCGTACCAAGAACGATAGCTCCATCTACGGCGCCAGCTCCGAGACGGAGCTGCTCGAGGGGGAGACAGCCATACTGCCTATATTCCGGAAATTGCTCACCGAGAAGAGTCCCAACTATCGCGGTCGCAACGTGGTAGGTCAGAGCTGTCCAAATATATCCATCAAATGCGATATCGTCGAGTACTTGTAA